Proteins encoded in a region of the Gemmatimonadaceae bacterium genome:
- a CDS encoding GxxExxY protein, producing the protein MPSPDLKLEPDVLTERVIGAAIEVHRHLGPGLLESVYATAMEQELVARNIDFASEVMLPVSYKGATLDGLLRIDLVVDRDLVVELKAVDTVLPVHCAQLLTYLRLGGFSRGLLINFNVIKLAHGVRRFVN; encoded by the coding sequence ATGCCATCGCCGGACCTGAAGCTCGAACCAGACGTGCTCACCGAACGAGTAATTGGCGCGGCCATTGAGGTGCATCGGCACCTTGGGCCCGGGCTGCTTGAATCGGTGTACGCCACGGCAATGGAGCAGGAACTAGTCGCCCGAAATATCGACTTCGCCAGCGAGGTGATGCTTCCCGTCTCGTACAAAGGCGCCACGTTGGACGGTCTGTTGCGAATCGACTTGGTGGTCGACCGGGATCTCGTGGTGGAGCTGAAAGCCGTCGATACTGTGCTTCCCGTGCACTGCGCCCAACTGCTGACGTATTTGCGTCTTGGCGGCTTCAGCAGGGGCCTGTTGATCAACTTCAACGTGATCAAGCTGGCGCACGGCGTCCGACGCTTCGTCAACTAG
- a CDS encoding serine/threonine-protein kinase, whose protein sequence is MARDPLVGTTIAGYLLLDRVGEGGTATVYKAEHPEHGSVAVKVLRERLRQDRTAVTRFVREATFGTRVIHPKVVRTIETGQSPDGLHYLAIEWAPGEILEGYAKRNAPLPPDEVATIIQQIAEAVNAAHAAGIVHRDLKPENLMYDPATRSVKLLDFGIATATDVSPDERLTRAGFFVGTLMYVAPEALSGEIVTPAADQYSLATIAYLLLTGALPYTARTPREMFTQLLSQPPLALNKAKQGVMYSATVEQTVMKALERAPQSRYSDVMTFSGALHSALLAPDAIGAGESGGFFGKMKGLFKRD, encoded by the coding sequence GTGGCTCGCGACCCCCTCGTCGGCACGACTATTGCCGGATATCTCTTGCTCGACCGCGTTGGAGAAGGTGGCACTGCCACCGTCTACAAGGCCGAGCACCCCGAACACGGTTCCGTCGCCGTAAAGGTACTGCGCGAACGTTTGCGCCAGGACCGGACGGCGGTCACCCGCTTCGTGCGTGAGGCGACGTTCGGCACACGGGTGATCCATCCCAAGGTGGTGCGCACCATCGAAACTGGCCAGTCGCCCGATGGGCTCCATTACCTCGCCATCGAATGGGCGCCGGGTGAGATCCTCGAGGGGTACGCCAAGCGAAACGCGCCGCTGCCGCCTGATGAGGTTGCCACCATCATCCAGCAGATCGCCGAAGCCGTGAACGCCGCGCATGCCGCAGGAATCGTGCATCGCGACCTGAAGCCGGAGAACCTGATGTACGATCCGGCGACGCGAAGCGTGAAACTGCTCGATTTCGGGATTGCGACCGCGACCGATGTGTCGCCGGATGAGCGGCTGACGCGGGCCGGGTTTTTTGTGGGCACGCTGATGTATGTGGCACCCGAGGCTCTGTCTGGAGAGATCGTCACGCCCGCCGCCGACCAGTACAGCCTGGCCACCATCGCGTATCTGTTGCTGACCGGCGCGCTGCCGTACACCGCGCGAACGCCACGTGAGATGTTCACGCAACTGCTTTCGCAACCGCCACTTGCGTTGAACAAGGCCAAGCAGGGCGTGATGTACTCGGCGACCGTCGAGCAAACGGTGATGAAAGCGCTCGAACGTGCGCCCCAGTCGCGGTATTCCGACGTGATGACCTTCTCCGGCGCGCTGCACTCCGCGTTGCTCGCCCCTGATGCAATAGGTGCAGGGGAAAGCGGCGGATTCTTCGGGAAGATGAAGGGGCTCTTTAAGCGAGACTAG
- a CDS encoding ATP-binding protein, with amino-acid sequence MIERSMPARRPGRRLSLLALALVVVCVTAGLIVGDHLARHALDVGGAGTSAAEIWRDRIVLWVCALGALAALIIALVHERSQARRIADRSDELERLSAELLRANRAKSEFLANVSHELRTPLAAVVGFIDLLRDGAYGELSARQAGPVERIETSANHLRELVDQILDLSKLAAGRLEVSTESLSLRAFVIDVASEVESLLNEKGLAFSIAVPATLPKVDTDPTHLRQILVNLLGNAIKFTEQGTITVRALRVPDGEVAQMAGRSRRRPLLAEGGAFIALQVCDTGTGIAERDQERIFEEFEQVNAGPRGDSIRRGTGLGLSISRRLARLLGGDITVESDLGSGATFTVWLPLDLVEPHPAISR; translated from the coding sequence GTGATCGAGCGGTCAATGCCGGCACGGCGTCCGGGGCGGCGCCTGTCGCTGCTGGCGCTCGCCTTGGTCGTGGTGTGCGTGACAGCGGGACTGATCGTCGGCGATCATCTGGCCCGCCACGCCCTCGACGTCGGAGGGGCCGGCACGTCCGCGGCGGAGATCTGGCGCGATCGCATCGTCCTCTGGGTCTGTGCCCTTGGGGCGCTCGCGGCGCTCATCATCGCGCTGGTGCACGAACGCTCGCAGGCGCGACGCATCGCCGATCGCTCCGACGAACTCGAGCGCCTGTCTGCAGAACTGCTGCGCGCCAATCGGGCCAAGAGCGAGTTCCTGGCCAACGTTTCGCACGAGCTGCGTACGCCGCTCGCCGCCGTCGTTGGCTTCATCGACCTGCTCCGCGACGGCGCATATGGCGAACTCTCCGCACGGCAGGCAGGCCCGGTGGAGCGCATTGAAACCTCCGCCAACCACCTACGCGAGCTCGTGGACCAGATTCTCGACCTGTCCAAGCTTGCCGCCGGCCGTCTCGAGGTGTCCACCGAATCGCTCAGCCTGCGCGCGTTTGTCATCGACGTGGCGAGCGAGGTAGAGTCGCTGCTCAACGAGAAGGGGCTCGCCTTCAGCATCGCGGTGCCGGCGACGCTGCCCAAGGTGGACACCGATCCCACTCATCTGCGGCAAATCCTCGTGAACCTTCTCGGCAATGCCATCAAGTTCACGGAGCAGGGTACCATCACCGTGCGCGCGCTGCGTGTGCCGGATGGTGAGGTGGCGCAGATGGCCGGGCGTTCACGCCGCCGGCCGCTGCTGGCGGAAGGCGGGGCGTTCATTGCGCTGCAGGTGTGCGACACGGGAACGGGCATCGCCGAGCGTGACCAGGAAAGGATCTTCGAGGAGTTCGAACAGGTGAATGCCGGTCCGCGCGGCGATTCCATTCGGCGCGGCACCGGCCTTGGGCTCTCCATCTCCCGCCGGCTCGCGCGCCTGCTCGGTGGGGACATCACCGTGGAAAGCGATCTCGGTTCCGGCGCGACGTTCACCGTCTGGCTGCCGCTCGATCTCGTCGAGCCGCATCCAGCCATATCGAGATAG
- the pyrE gene encoding orotate phosphoribosyltransferase, whose translation MDPHATLVQMLAQRSARRGNFTLASGRQSDLYIDARLTTMSPDGLAAIGPLALARFRARGWAPDSVGGLTLGADPVSYAIAHASALAKTPVRAFTVRKEAKTHGTGKLIEGPFQAGDKVVVIEDVITTGGSALKAIEAIKTAGGVIVGVLAVVDREEGGREAIEAAGYAVESLAGAREIVSAMV comes from the coding sequence ATGGATCCCCACGCCACGCTCGTTCAGATGCTTGCCCAGCGCTCCGCGCGCCGCGGCAATTTCACGCTTGCCTCCGGACGCCAATCCGACCTTTACATCGACGCCCGGCTCACCACCATGAGCCCCGACGGCCTGGCGGCCATCGGTCCGCTGGCCCTCGCGCGATTTCGCGCGCGGGGTTGGGCGCCCGATTCCGTCGGTGGGCTGACCTTGGGCGCGGACCCTGTATCATATGCGATTGCGCATGCGAGCGCTCTCGCCAAGACGCCGGTCCGCGCGTTCACGGTCAGGAAAGAAGCGAAGACGCACGGAACCGGCAAGCTGATTGAAGGACCGTTTCAGGCGGGCGACAAGGTGGTGGTGATCGAAGATGTGATCACGACCGGCGGTTCCGCGCTGAAGGCGATCGAAGCAATCAAGACGGCCGGCGGCGTGATTGTCGGCGTGCTTGCCGTGGTCGACCGTGAGGAAGGGGGACGGGAAGCGATCGAGGCGGCCGGGTACGCCGTGGAGTCGCTCGCGGGGGCCCGGGAGATCGTTTCCGCGATGGTTTAG